Proteins encoded together in one Acidimicrobiales bacterium window:
- a CDS encoding EAL domain-containing protein produces the protein MTVVHPTPNAQVAPGPNLRVVRALCALSGLAGLLSLAASMAWSNPAWLHVWPSVLFGLGLAGLQLAPLRVSHEGQGENIHLEEAFLVPMALYLTPAEVVAVLASAALVGQVWHRRGMLKAAFNTGEMALAAGGGIGVSRLLGAGAGDLSDRALMAAAAGGLTYAVLSMLLVAGVITALQRSPYFETVRDGLVVRLVTWTASLAVGVLLAAALEGRLWLLLLMAVPVAMFQIATARAFTQFNERHKIERLYDAAGSIRSSMDSRQVVGQLLASAQRLLDASEARLVPTGSPIEPGALRADVDAVVAVEVPGRSTGGAWGENDEGLLRALASVASSALSNATMFERLRAVTASLAEGVVSLDDRGMVTFANPAAERMLGLGQGELLDQALHAIVHAGAGTHRGQAHECRLGAVLAAGGTARDDDDVFTRTDGSHLPVAVTTSPVLGDDGALGMVMAFRDITERKAFEEELSHRMFHDGLTGLSNRALFADRLVQAHVRAARNRTRYAVLMIDLDRFKVVNDSLGHHAGDQLLVAVADRLKAKVRPGDTFARFGGDEFVMLLEEVDHEDEATALAQRLLDDLAPPFRIQGRDVPVTGSIGVVVGNAGQTTAEDCLRNADVAMYRAKANGKGRYELFRPGAETGELGRLDREIALRLAIERGELEVYYQPVVSTVTRSIVGLEALVRWHHPTTGLVPPNDFIPLAEETGLIVPLGEWVLEESCRQLQEWTAAMPALDSLVMSVNLSPHQFRQEGLCDQVAGVLAATGLAPRRLCLEVTETALMADAAATAVMLNRLKSLGTCLSIDDFGTGYSSLSYLKHFPVDYVKIDRSFVADIGDDDVDTEIVRSVIRLANAIGIRAVAEGVEDARQLGILTELGCPLVQGYLLARPQPAVDVAALLRRPLVFPAPTEDPSGVRGR, from the coding sequence GTGACCGTCGTCCATCCGACGCCGAACGCCCAGGTGGCTCCCGGTCCGAACCTCCGCGTCGTGCGCGCCCTGTGCGCGCTCTCCGGCCTGGCCGGCCTGCTCTCGCTCGCCGCCTCCATGGCGTGGTCCAACCCGGCGTGGCTCCACGTGTGGCCGTCGGTGCTGTTCGGCCTGGGGCTGGCCGGATTGCAGCTCGCTCCCCTGCGCGTCTCTCACGAGGGCCAGGGCGAGAACATCCACCTGGAGGAAGCGTTCCTCGTGCCGATGGCGCTCTACCTCACGCCGGCCGAGGTCGTCGCCGTCCTGGCATCCGCCGCGCTCGTCGGCCAGGTGTGGCACCGGCGGGGGATGCTGAAGGCGGCCTTCAACACCGGCGAGATGGCCCTGGCCGCGGGCGGCGGTATCGGCGTCAGCCGCCTGCTCGGTGCTGGAGCGGGCGACCTGAGCGACCGGGCCCTCATGGCCGCGGCCGCCGGTGGGTTGACCTACGCCGTGCTGTCCATGCTCCTCGTCGCAGGGGTCATCACCGCTCTCCAGCGCAGCCCGTACTTCGAAACGGTGCGCGACGGGCTGGTCGTGCGCCTCGTCACGTGGACGGCGTCGCTGGCCGTCGGCGTGCTCCTGGCCGCCGCCCTGGAGGGCCGGCTGTGGCTGCTGCTCCTGATGGCGGTCCCCGTCGCCATGTTCCAGATCGCCACTGCACGCGCTTTCACCCAGTTCAACGAGCGCCACAAGATCGAGCGCCTCTACGACGCGGCCGGCTCCATCCGGTCGAGCATGGACTCGCGCCAGGTGGTGGGTCAGCTGCTGGCATCCGCCCAGCGGCTGCTCGACGCCAGCGAGGCCCGCCTGGTCCCCACGGGATCCCCGATCGAGCCTGGCGCGCTGCGCGCCGACGTCGATGCGGTCGTCGCCGTCGAGGTCCCGGGGCGCAGCACCGGCGGTGCCTGGGGCGAGAACGACGAGGGCCTCCTGCGCGCGCTGGCCAGCGTGGCGTCGAGCGCACTGTCGAACGCGACGATGTTCGAGCGCCTCCGCGCCGTGACGGCCAGCCTGGCCGAGGGCGTCGTCTCGCTTGACGACCGGGGGATGGTCACCTTCGCCAATCCGGCCGCCGAGCGGATGCTCGGCCTCGGCCAAGGAGAGCTCCTCGACCAGGCCCTCCACGCCATCGTGCACGCCGGCGCCGGCACGCATCGCGGCCAGGCCCACGAGTGCAGGCTTGGTGCGGTGCTGGCGGCCGGAGGAACCGCCCGCGACGACGACGACGTGTTCACCCGCACCGACGGCAGCCACCTGCCCGTCGCCGTCACCACCTCGCCGGTCCTCGGCGACGACGGCGCGCTCGGGATGGTGATGGCGTTCCGGGACATCACCGAGCGAAAGGCGTTCGAGGAGGAGCTCTCCCACCGGATGTTCCACGACGGGCTCACCGGCCTGTCCAACCGCGCCCTGTTCGCCGACCGGCTCGTGCAGGCCCATGTCCGCGCCGCCCGGAACCGCACGCGGTACGCCGTCCTCATGATCGACCTCGACCGGTTCAAGGTGGTGAACGACAGCCTCGGTCACCACGCCGGCGACCAGCTGCTCGTGGCCGTGGCCGATCGGTTGAAGGCCAAGGTCCGCCCCGGAGACACCTTCGCCCGCTTCGGCGGTGACGAGTTCGTGATGCTCCTCGAAGAGGTCGACCACGAGGACGAGGCCACCGCACTGGCCCAGCGGCTCCTCGACGACCTCGCGCCGCCGTTCCGGATCCAGGGCCGCGACGTGCCCGTCACGGGCAGCATCGGGGTCGTCGTCGGCAACGCCGGCCAGACGACCGCCGAGGACTGCCTGCGCAATGCCGACGTCGCCATGTACCGCGCAAAGGCGAACGGCAAGGGTCGCTACGAGCTGTTCCGGCCCGGAGCGGAGACCGGCGAGCTCGGCCGGCTGGACCGCGAGATCGCCCTGCGCCTGGCGATCGAACGGGGCGAGCTCGAGGTGTACTACCAGCCTGTCGTCTCCACGGTGACCCGCTCGATCGTGGGTCTCGAAGCCCTGGTCCGTTGGCACCATCCCACCACCGGGCTGGTTCCGCCGAACGACTTCATCCCGCTGGCCGAGGAGACGGGCCTGATCGTCCCGCTCGGCGAGTGGGTGCTCGAGGAGTCGTGCCGCCAGCTCCAGGAATGGACGGCGGCGATGCCCGCGCTGGACTCGCTCGTCATGTCGGTGAACCTCTCGCCCCACCAGTTCCGCCAGGAGGGCTTGTGCGACCAGGTCGCCGGCGTGCTGGCCGCCACCGGCCTCGCGCCGCGCCGCTTGTGCCTCGAGGTGACGGAGACGGCGCTCATGGCCGACGCGGCGGCGACCGCCGTCATGCTCAACCGGCTCAAGTCCCTGGGCACCTGTCTGAGCATCGACGACTTCGGCACCGGCTACTCGTCGCTCAGCTACCTCAAGCACTTCCCGGTGGACTACGTGAAGATCGACCGCTCGTTCGTGGCCGACATCGGCGACGACGACGTCGACACCGAGATCGTCCGCTCCGTCATCCGCTTGGCCAACGCCATCGGCATCCGTGCGGTGGCCGAGGGCGTCGAGGACGCCAGGCAGTTGGGCATCCTGACCGAGCTGGGCTGCCCGCTGGTGCAGGGCTACCTGCTGGCCCGCCCCCAGCCCGCTGTCGACGTGGCCGCCCTGCTCCGCCGGCCGCTCGTCTTCCCCGCTCCGACCGAAGACCCCAGCGGCGTCCGCGGCCGCTGA
- the lysA gene encoding diaminopimelate decarboxylase — protein sequence MDGSVKRIPPLPVSLLPLNSSIAPDGRLSIGGLDVLDLVAEHGTPLFVYDEDHLRQRCREAVTAFGDGAAYASKAFLCKAMATLAHEEGMCIDVSTGGELHVALAAGVPPDRLVLHGNNKSDAELARAVEVGVGRIVVDSFSEIDRLEGVVASGGARPHVLVRVTPGVEAHTHEYVRTGQEDTKFGFSVASGAAAGAVARLSAPGSPARLVGIHAHIGSQVFLLASFEKAIEVLAAFFAPLGLPELCVGGGLGVAYVDGEESPSLASWADAVRSACAGAGVPAGTRITAEPGRSIAAGAAVTLYRVGTVKHLAGIRTYVAVDGGMSDNPRPVLYGSGYEAFLPRATDAERTLTATVVGKHCESGDVLVRDACLPADLAVGDVLATPVTGAYGHSMASTYNKVPRPPVLFVRDGVARVVVARESLDDLLRLDRS from the coding sequence GTGGACGGTAGCGTCAAACGCATTCCGCCCCTTCCCGTATCGCTGCTCCCACTGAACTCGTCGATCGCTCCGGACGGGCGATTGTCGATCGGCGGCCTCGACGTGCTCGACCTGGTGGCCGAGCACGGCACGCCGCTGTTCGTGTACGACGAAGACCACCTGCGCCAGCGCTGCCGCGAAGCCGTCACCGCCTTCGGCGACGGCGCGGCATACGCGTCCAAAGCGTTCCTGTGCAAGGCGATGGCGACCCTCGCCCACGAGGAAGGCATGTGCATCGATGTCTCGACGGGCGGCGAGTTGCACGTCGCCCTGGCCGCCGGCGTGCCTCCCGACCGCCTGGTGCTCCATGGCAACAACAAGTCCGACGCCGAGCTAGCCCGCGCCGTGGAGGTCGGGGTCGGACGCATCGTGGTCGATTCCTTCTCGGAGATCGACCGGCTCGAGGGCGTCGTGGCGTCAGGCGGGGCCCGCCCCCACGTCCTGGTGCGCGTCACGCCCGGAGTCGAGGCCCACACCCACGAGTACGTGCGCACCGGACAGGAGGACACCAAGTTCGGTTTCAGCGTGGCGAGCGGCGCAGCCGCCGGTGCGGTCGCCCGGCTGTCGGCGCCCGGCTCACCCGCCCGCCTGGTCGGCATCCATGCCCACATCGGCAGCCAGGTCTTCCTCCTCGCCTCCTTCGAGAAGGCCATCGAGGTCCTGGCCGCCTTCTTCGCGCCGCTCGGCCTCCCGGAGCTCTGCGTCGGCGGTGGGCTCGGCGTCGCCTACGTCGACGGTGAGGAATCGCCGTCGCTGGCCTCGTGGGCCGACGCCGTGCGCTCGGCGTGCGCCGGCGCGGGTGTGCCGGCCGGGACGCGGATCACGGCCGAGCCCGGCCGGTCGATCGCGGCGGGGGCCGCCGTCACCTTGTACCGCGTCGGCACGGTGAAGCATCTGGCCGGCATACGCACGTACGTCGCGGTGGATGGCGGCATGAGCGACAACCCCCGTCCGGTGCTCTACGGCAGCGGGTACGAGGCGTTCCTGCCGCGAGCCACCGATGCCGAGCGGACGCTCACCGCCACCGTGGTGGGGAAGCACTGCGAGTCGGGCGACGTGCTGGTGCGCGACGCCTGCCTGCCTGCCGACCTGGCCGTGGGCGACGTGCTGGCCACTCCCGTCACCGGCGCCTACGGCCACTCCATGGCGTCCACCTACAACAAGGTGCCCCGGCCCCCCGTCCTGTTCGTGCGGGACGGCGTGGCGCGGGTGGTCGTCGCCCGGGAGTCGCTCGACGACCTTCTCCGCCTCGACCGCTCGTGA
- the argS gene encoding arginine--tRNA ligase produces the protein MADPLDDLLPRFGRAIEAAFGPELAGADPVLRRSAQPTFGDYQANGAMALSRTVGRTPRDVAAAIVEHLDVTGVAEPPEIAGPGFVNIRLLPEYLGAKVAEQAGDLRLGVRAAAAPETVVVDYSQPNVAKEMHVGHLRSTIIGDAIVRVLEFLGHRVIRQNHLGDWGTNFGMLIEHLTDLGEDRAAAELSLGDLEAFYQEAKAKFDTDASFAERARSRVVALQSGDPTTLAHWQLLIDLSTRYFSTVYELLGVRLMPDDIAGESFYNPMLADVAADLEDKGLAVVDDGALCVFPPGFAGRDGRPFPLMVRKRDGGFGYDATDLAALRYRVCELGADRIIYVVDARQSQHFALLFKAGEMAGWLGKGRTAEHVAFGAVLGPDGRPFKTRAGGTVKLVALLREAIDRAEAVVAEKNPALDPAARSEVARQVGVGAVKYADLSNDRGKDYVFDLDRMLAMDGNTGPYLQYAHARIRSIFRKGGSEAADAAPVLVTEPAERALGLQALGLEAVVRDTATTLQPHRLTTYLFELASAFTTFYEHCPVLRAPTPELRASRLAMCDLTARVLRQGLDLLGIEAPDRM, from the coding sequence ATGGCCGATCCCCTCGACGATCTGCTCCCCCGCTTCGGTCGAGCCATCGAGGCAGCGTTCGGTCCTGAGCTCGCCGGCGCCGACCCCGTCCTCCGCCGCTCCGCCCAGCCCACGTTCGGGGACTACCAGGCCAACGGCGCCATGGCGCTTTCCCGGACGGTCGGCCGCACGCCGCGCGACGTGGCGGCCGCCATCGTCGAGCACCTCGATGTGACCGGTGTGGCCGAGCCGCCGGAGATCGCCGGACCGGGGTTCGTGAACATCCGGCTCCTGCCCGAGTACCTGGGCGCCAAGGTGGCTGAGCAGGCCGGCGACCTCCGGTTGGGCGTGCGGGCGGCGGCGGCGCCCGAGACGGTGGTGGTCGACTACTCGCAACCGAACGTGGCCAAGGAGATGCACGTCGGTCACCTCCGGAGCACGATCATCGGCGACGCCATCGTGCGGGTGCTCGAGTTCCTCGGTCACCGGGTGATCCGCCAGAACCATCTCGGCGACTGGGGCACGAACTTCGGGATGCTCATCGAGCATCTCACCGACCTGGGGGAGGATCGGGCGGCGGCCGAGCTGTCGCTCGGCGACCTCGAGGCCTTCTACCAGGAGGCGAAGGCCAAGTTCGACACGGACGCGTCCTTTGCCGAGCGGGCGCGCTCGCGCGTCGTGGCCCTCCAGAGCGGCGACCCCACCACGCTCGCCCACTGGCAGCTGCTGATCGACCTGTCCACGCGCTACTTCTCGACCGTGTACGAGCTGCTCGGCGTCCGCCTCATGCCCGACGACATCGCCGGCGAGAGCTTCTACAACCCGATGCTGGCCGACGTCGCAGCCGACCTCGAGGACAAGGGGCTGGCCGTCGTGGACGACGGAGCACTGTGCGTGTTCCCACCCGGGTTCGCGGGCCGGGACGGCCGGCCGTTCCCGTTGATGGTGCGCAAGAGGGACGGCGGGTTCGGCTACGACGCCACCGACCTGGCCGCCCTGCGGTACCGCGTCTGCGAATTGGGCGCCGACCGGATCATCTACGTGGTCGACGCCCGCCAGAGCCAGCACTTCGCCCTGCTGTTCAAGGCGGGCGAGATGGCGGGCTGGCTGGGCAAAGGCCGCACCGCCGAGCACGTCGCGTTCGGCGCGGTCCTCGGGCCGGACGGGCGACCGTTCAAGACCCGCGCCGGCGGCACGGTCAAGCTGGTGGCCCTCCTGCGGGAGGCGATCGACCGGGCGGAGGCGGTGGTGGCCGAGAAGAACCCGGCCCTCGACCCGGCGGCCCGCTCGGAGGTGGCGCGCCAGGTCGGGGTCGGGGCGGTGAAGTACGCCGACCTCAGCAACGACCGGGGCAAGGACTACGTGTTCGACCTCGACCGCATGTTGGCAATGGACGGCAACACCGGCCCGTACCTGCAGTACGCCCACGCCCGGATCCGGTCGATCTTCCGGAAGGGGGGGTCGGAGGCGGCCGACGCCGCCCCCGTCCTCGTCACCGAACCGGCGGAGCGGGCGCTGGGCCTCCAGGCTCTGGGCCTCGAAGCAGTGGTGCGGGACACCGCGACGACGCTCCAACCCCACCGGCTCACCACCTACCTGTTCGAGCTGGCCAGTGCCTTCACGACCTTCTACGAGCACTGCCCGGTCCTGCGGGCGCCGACGCCGGAGCTGCGGGCGTCCCGCCTGGCCATGTGCGACCTCACGGCACGGGTCCTGCGGCAAGGCCTGGACCTGCTCGGCATCGAGGCACCCGACCGGATGTGA
- a CDS encoding response regulator, giving the protein MVGTVLVVDDDPVIQRLLRVNFEMEGYDVIVANDGVDGLERARAERPDIVVLDIMMPRMSGLDVAKALKADPGTASIPVLLLSAKAQEADLRAGDESGADGYLTKPFDPLQLLQRVEELLAER; this is encoded by the coding sequence GTGGTGGGAACGGTGCTGGTGGTGGACGACGATCCCGTCATCCAGCGCCTCTTGCGGGTCAACTTCGAGATGGAGGGCTACGACGTCATCGTGGCCAACGACGGCGTCGACGGACTCGAGCGGGCGAGGGCGGAACGCCCCGACATCGTCGTGCTCGACATCATGATGCCGAGGATGAGCGGGCTCGACGTGGCCAAGGCGCTCAAGGCCGATCCCGGCACGGCGTCGATCCCCGTGCTCCTCCTGTCGGCCAAGGCGCAGGAGGCCGATCTGCGGGCGGGCGACGAGAGCGGCGCCGACGGATACCTCACCAAGCCGTTCGACCCCCTCCAGCTCCTGCAGCGCGTCGAGGAGCTTCTCGCCGAGCGCTGA
- a CDS encoding MSMEG_6728 family protein, with amino-acid sequence MQTFLPFARFDESARALDDRRLGKQRVEALQILRALTYERYGWKNHPAVRMWAGYEEALLAYAVAVCREWCARGFADTCEAKMANDAAAAGLARVPRTQDELAAAGALPAWLGDEAFHRSHRSALVRKDPEVYRDVFDDVAADLDYVWPGRTSDG; translated from the coding sequence ATGCAGACATTCCTGCCCTTCGCACGCTTCGACGAGTCCGCCCGTGCCCTCGACGACCGGCGCCTCGGGAAGCAGCGCGTGGAGGCGTTGCAGATCCTCCGGGCGCTGACCTACGAACGCTACGGGTGGAAGAACCACCCCGCGGTCCGGATGTGGGCCGGGTACGAAGAGGCGCTCCTCGCCTACGCCGTCGCCGTCTGCAGGGAGTGGTGCGCGCGCGGATTCGCCGACACGTGCGAGGCCAAGATGGCGAACGACGCGGCGGCTGCCGGCCTCGCTCGGGTCCCCCGCACGCAGGACGAGCTGGCTGCCGCCGGCGCGCTCCCGGCCTGGCTCGGGGACGAGGCGTTCCATCGCAGCCACCGCTCGGCGCTCGTGCGCAAGGACCCGGAGGTGTATCGGGACGTTTTCGACGACGTGGCCGCGGACCTCGACTACGTCTGGCCGGGGCGGACGAGCGACGGATGA
- the typA gene encoding translational GTPase TypA, with protein MPARHDLRNVAIIAHVDHGKTTLVDAMLWQSGIFRANQDVAERVLDSGDLEREKGITILAKNTSVRYKDVKLNIVDTPGHADFGGEVERALSMVDGVLLLVDAADGPQPQTRFVLRKALESQLPVILVVNKVDRPDARTPEVLDEVYELFLDLDADHHQIEFPIVYCNARAGWASLTAGEEGTTLEPLFDLLISHIPAPTYDEGHPLQAFVTNLDRSPYLGRLAVCRVRQGTIKRSTMAAWCRADGTIEKVKLSELFVTEGLERVPAEEAGPGEVIAVAGLDEVTIGETLADPDDPRPLPVMAIDQPSLSMTVGVNTSPLAGQDGTKLTARQVKVRLDTELVGNVSLKVLPTERPDTWEVQGRGELQLAVLVETMRREGFELTVAKPQVVTREIDGKLCEPMERLSVHVPEEHLGTVTRLLAVRKGRLQHMVNHGTGWVRLEYIVPARGLIGFRTEFMTETRGTGIPHHVFEGYEPWHGELRTRQSGSIVADRKGPTTTFALMNLQERGEMLVGPGTEVYEGMIVGESSRGDDMDVNAVKEKKLTNMRSSTADELVRLSPHRVLSLEQALEFIADDECVEVTPKAVRLRKLELAQTDRRRSQKRDRTA; from the coding sequence ATGCCCGCGCGTCACGACCTGCGCAACGTCGCCATCATCGCCCACGTCGACCACGGCAAGACCACGCTGGTCGACGCCATGCTCTGGCAATCCGGGATCTTCCGGGCCAACCAGGACGTGGCCGAGCGCGTCCTCGACTCGGGTGACCTGGAGCGGGAGAAGGGGATCACGATCCTCGCCAAGAACACCTCCGTCCGCTACAAGGACGTGAAGCTGAACATCGTCGACACCCCCGGCCACGCCGACTTCGGCGGCGAGGTGGAGCGGGCCCTGTCGATGGTGGACGGCGTGCTCCTCCTGGTCGACGCCGCCGACGGCCCCCAGCCCCAGACCCGGTTCGTGCTGCGCAAGGCGCTGGAGTCCCAGCTTCCCGTGATCCTGGTGGTGAACAAGGTCGACCGGCCCGACGCCCGCACGCCCGAGGTGCTGGACGAGGTCTACGAGCTGTTCCTCGACCTCGACGCCGACCACCACCAGATCGAGTTCCCGATCGTGTACTGCAACGCACGTGCCGGCTGGGCGTCGCTCACGGCCGGCGAGGAGGGCACCACCCTCGAGCCCCTCTTCGACCTGCTGATCTCCCACATCCCGGCGCCCACCTACGACGAGGGCCACCCGCTCCAGGCCTTCGTCACCAACCTCGACCGCTCCCCGTACCTGGGCCGCCTGGCCGTCTGCCGCGTGCGGCAGGGCACCATCAAGCGCAGCACGATGGCGGCCTGGTGCAGGGCGGACGGCACCATCGAGAAGGTCAAGCTCAGCGAGCTGTTCGTCACCGAGGGGCTCGAGCGGGTCCCGGCCGAGGAGGCCGGCCCGGGGGAGGTCATCGCGGTGGCGGGGCTCGACGAGGTCACCATCGGCGAGACGTTGGCCGACCCGGACGACCCCCGGCCGCTGCCCGTGATGGCAATCGACCAGCCGAGCCTGTCGATGACCGTCGGCGTGAACACGTCGCCGCTGGCCGGTCAGGACGGCACGAAGCTCACGGCCAGGCAGGTGAAGGTCCGCCTCGACACCGAGCTGGTGGGCAACGTGTCGCTCAAGGTGCTCCCCACCGAGCGCCCAGACACCTGGGAGGTCCAAGGCCGCGGCGAGCTCCAGCTGGCCGTGCTCGTCGAGACCATGCGCCGGGAGGGTTTCGAGCTCACCGTCGCCAAGCCGCAAGTGGTCACACGCGAGATCGACGGGAAGCTATGCGAGCCGATGGAGCGCCTGAGCGTGCACGTGCCCGAGGAGCACCTCGGCACCGTCACCCGGTTGCTGGCCGTGCGCAAGGGCCGCCTCCAGCACATGGTGAACCACGGCACCGGCTGGGTTCGCCTCGAGTACATCGTGCCGGCGCGTGGTCTCATCGGCTTCCGCACCGAGTTCATGACCGAGACCCGCGGCACCGGCATTCCCCACCACGTCTTCGAGGGCTACGAGCCGTGGCACGGCGAGCTGCGCACCCGCCAGAGCGGCAGCATCGTGGCCGACCGCAAGGGCCCCACCACCACGTTCGCCCTCATGAACCTGCAGGAGCGGGGCGAGATGCTGGTCGGCCCGGGCACCGAGGTCTACGAGGGCATGATCGTCGGCGAGAGCTCCCGCGGCGACGACATGGACGTCAACGCCGTCAAGGAGAAGAAGCTCACCAACATGCGCTCGTCGACGGCGGACGAGCTGGTGCGGCTGTCGCCCCACCGGGTCCTGTCGCTCGAGCAGGCCCTCGAGTTCATCGCCGACGACGAGTGCGTCGAGGTGACGCCGAAGGCCGTCCGCCTGCGCAAGCTCGAGCTGGCCCAGACCGACCGACGTCGCTCGCAGAAGCGGGACCGCACCGCCTGA